GCGCTGGTCGATCTGCATGGCGGCGCCTGGTGCATCGCCGACCGCAACACCGACAAGGTGCGTCACGAGTTCCTCGCGAGTCACGGCTGCACCGTGGTCTCGATCGACTTTCGCATGGCGAAAGAGGGCGCCTATCCGATCGCGCTGCAGGACATCAATTACGCGGTGCGCTGGACCAAGCTTCACGCCAAGGAGCTGAAGACGAGGCCCGATCTCGTCGGCATCTCCGGCCAATCGAGCGGCGGGCACCTGGCGATGCTGGCCGCGATGCGGCCGCGCGATCCGCGCTACACGGCGATCCCGCTGCCGGCGGGCTCTCCCGCGCTCGATGCCACGGTGAAGTTCGCCGTGCTGTCATGGCCGGTGATCAATCCGCTGAGCCGCTATCGCCATGCCAAGCGGAACGCGGCGCTGCCCACTCCGCCGGAGTGGCCCAAGGGCATCATCGACAAGCATCATCAGTTCTGGGGCACCGAGGACAACATGGCCGAGGGCAACCCGATGCTGATGCTGGAGCGAGGCGAAAAAGCCGAGATGCCGCCGGCGATCTGGCACCAGGGCCGCGGCGATATCCTGCACGACTACAAGGACGAGGACTCGAGTTCGCCCGACACCGAAGCGCCGCGCTTCTGCAAGAACTACAAGAAGGCCGGTGGCGACATCGAGCTGTGTTATTTCGACAGCGACCGGAAGCCCGGCCATTCGCCGGACCTCACGAAGATCGGCGACACGTTCCAGCGCATGCTGGCGTTCATCGAAAAGCACGGGAAGTAAGCCGCTTGCTCAGCTTACCTCTCCCCGCTTGCGGGCAGAGGGGGTGCATCGCCACCGTTGCGGTAGAATCGTCAAATGAAGAAACTTCTATTCTGTGTGTCCGCTATTCTGCTCTTCACAGTAACAGCCCGCGCCGAACCGGTTCGCTGCAGCAACGAGCTCAAGGCCTGCATCGCCGCCTGCGGCTCGCTTCCAGCCGGCCAGCGCTCGTCGCCGTGCATCACCGCCTGCCAGATGCGAATGAACTCATGCCGGCAGAACGGCTGCTGGGACAACGGCGCGTCGCGTTATTGCGGGCTGCTGCGGCAGTAGCCGCTGGGCAGCGTCGGCGAGACTACCGGTTCCGGCGCCAGTAAACGCCCATGCCGTCGATCGGCAGAATCACCTCGGTGATCCCGTGCTTGGCACGGAATTCGTTGATCGCCTGGGCGCAGGGCGGCAGGAAATAGTCGTCAACGATCAGGAAGCCGCCGGGCGACAGTTTGCCATAGAGCGCATCCATCGCCTGGATGGTCGATTCGTACATGTCGCCGTCGACGCGGAGCACCGCGAGCTTCTCGATCGGCGCGACATGCAGCGTGTCCTTGAACCAGCCTTCGAGAAACATCACGCGCTCGTCGAGCAGCTGGTAGCTTCGGAAATTGTCCTCGACGTCCTGGCGTGACACCGCAAGCTGCTTGTGGGTGTGGTGCGTGTCGCCCTTGTCGGCTGCATATTTATCGGCGTCGGGCTCGGGCAATCCCATGAAGCTGTCGGCGACGAACACGCGGCGCTCGCGCTCGCCATAGGCTTCGATGATGCCCTTCATGAAGATGCAGGCGCCGCCGCGCCAGACGCCGGTCTCTATGAAGTCGCCCGGGATGCCGTCCAGGATCACGGTCTCGCAGGCGTTGCGCAGATTGCCCATGCGCGCGGTGCCGATCATGGTCTGCGCCAGCGCCGGCCAGTCACGGCCGAGCGCGCGGAGCAGTGGATTGTGGGTGGGACCGGCCCAAGGGTCCTGAGGAGGATCTTTGTAGAGCGTTCCGACCAGAGATGCTTCGAGCAGATTGAGGTACTTATTGATCAGCCGCATCTCATTCATGATCTTGGATCTGCTCGTGTTCTTTCGCTGGGCCGGTGCGCGTACTCCTGCTCACAATATTTCGTCGCCGAATCAGTGATAACATTTTACACGGATGCGGAGAAGCCGAGCGGTCTTCGCACGCGTTGTCGCGTCCCCTCACGCATCGAATATTCAAGGCTTTCGGCACATGAGCCGTTACTCGATATGGGTCGTGTCGCCGCCGAACTACATTCACAGTCAGGCCTTCGACGAAGTTGCGCTCGGTTTGAACGCCGCGTTCGGTGCGTTGGGCCTCGAATGCGAGATCGTCCGGGAACCGTCGCGGCTCGGCGACGTCACCATCGTGCTCGGCGGCAACCTGCTCTCGGCCGTGCCGGTGCCGCAAGGCAAGCGGCTGATCCTGTTCAATCTCGAACAGATCACGCCGGGCTCGCCGTGGCTGACCGATGCTTATCTCGCGCTGCTGCGCCGCTATCCGGTGTGGGACTACAGCGAGGGCAACATCGCCGAGCTCGCGCGCATGGGCATTGCGGCCACGCATTGCGGGATCGGCTATGTGCCGGAACTGACCCGCATTGCGCCCGCGCCGGAGGATATCGACGTGCTGTTCGTCGGCTCGGTGA
The Rhodoplanes sp. Z2-YC6860 genome window above contains:
- a CDS encoding glycosyltransferase family protein, producing the protein MSRYSIWVVSPPNYIHSQAFDEVALGLNAAFGALGLECEIVREPSRLGDVTIVLGGNLLSAVPVPQGKRLILFNLEQITPGSPWLTDAYLALLRRYPVWDYSEGNIAELARMGIAATHCGIGYVPELTRIAPAPEDIDVLFVGSVNDRRLAVLKQLAAQGVNVEARFNVYGAERDAFLARSKIMLNVHFYDSRLFEIVRVSYLLANSKCVVSETGADRAIEQQFEPGIAFAPYEKLAETCIALLRNPNARRETAQAGFARIKAMPQSEYLRRALSSVQP
- a CDS encoding TylF/MycF/NovP-related O-methyltransferase gives rise to the protein MNEMRLINKYLNLLEASLVGTLYKDPPQDPWAGPTHNPLLRALGRDWPALAQTMIGTARMGNLRNACETVILDGIPGDFIETGVWRGGACIFMKGIIEAYGERERRVFVADSFMGLPEPDADKYAADKGDTHHTHKQLAVSRQDVEDNFRSYQLLDERVMFLEGWFKDTLHVAPIEKLAVLRVDGDMYESTIQAMDALYGKLSPGGFLIVDDYFLPPCAQAINEFRAKHGITEVILPIDGMGVYWRRNR
- a CDS encoding alpha/beta hydrolase, yielding MDAKTAEARTHEFDAQDVEYIRHGDKPLLAKVYKPRGDGPFPALVDLHGGAWCIADRNTDKVRHEFLASHGCTVVSIDFRMAKEGAYPIALQDINYAVRWTKLHAKELKTRPDLVGISGQSSGGHLAMLAAMRPRDPRYTAIPLPAGSPALDATVKFAVLSWPVINPLSRYRHAKRNAALPTPPEWPKGIIDKHHQFWGTEDNMAEGNPMLMLERGEKAEMPPAIWHQGRGDILHDYKDEDSSSPDTEAPRFCKNYKKAGGDIELCYFDSDRKPGHSPDLTKIGDTFQRMLAFIEKHGK